A single genomic interval of Daucus carota subsp. sativus chromosome 1, DH1 v3.0, whole genome shotgun sequence harbors:
- the LOC108220392 gene encoding protein STRUBBELIG-RECEPTOR FAMILY 7 isoform X2, with amino-acid sequence MTCLDRFQLSLLCDLPESFAALSSMANMNLQNNQFTGSIDVLSNLPQHNLNIGNNHFSGWIPERLKNINIYIYMIILTGQRATHGVPVLHHLLYLELLHPAVATEIENKMTIKTHQMVVEARNQV; translated from the exons atgacatgtttggatcGCTTTCAGCTCTCTCTACTTT GTGATCTTCCTGAAAGTTTTGCCGCTCTTTCAAGCATGGCCAATAT GAATTTGCAAAACAACCAGTTTACAGGCTCTATTGATGTCCTTTCTAATCTTCCCCAACATAATCT GAATATTGGAAATAACCATTTCAGCGGTTGGATTCCTGaaagattaaaaaacataaatattta tATATACATGATTATTCTAACAGGACAGAGGGCAACTCATGGAGTTCCGGTCCTGCACCACCTCCTCTACCTGGAACTCCTCCATCCAGCAGTAGCAACCGAAATAGAAAACAAAATGACAATAAAAACTCATCAGATGGTGGTGGAAGCAAGAAATCAGGTATAG
- the LOC108220392 gene encoding protein STRUBBELIG-RECEPTOR FAMILY 7 isoform X1, producing MTCLDRFQLSLLCDLPESFAALSSMANIYLLCRNLQNNQFTGSIDVLSNLPQHNLNIGNNHFSGWIPERLKNINIYIYMIILTGQRATHGVPVLHHLLYLELLHPAVATEIENKMTIKTHQMVVEARNQV from the exons atgacatgtttggatcGCTTTCAGCTCTCTCTACTTT GTGATCTTCCTGAAAGTTTTGCCGCTCTTTCAAGCATGGCCAATAT ATATTTGTTGTGCAGGAATTTGCAAAACAACCAGTTTACAGGCTCTATTGATGTCCTTTCTAATCTTCCCCAACATAATCT GAATATTGGAAATAACCATTTCAGCGGTTGGATTCCTGaaagattaaaaaacataaatattta tATATACATGATTATTCTAACAGGACAGAGGGCAACTCATGGAGTTCCGGTCCTGCACCACCTCCTCTACCTGGAACTCCTCCATCCAGCAGTAGCAACCGAAATAGAAAACAAAATGACAATAAAAACTCATCAGATGGTGGTGGAAGCAAGAAATCAGGTATAG